The genomic stretch CCGCGATGAGCGCGATGGCCAAGTTGCGGCCGGCGGTCGACGCCTTCTTTGACAAGGTCAAGGTCAATGATGACGATCCAAAGGTGCGCGAGAATCGGCTAAGATTGCTCAATGAGATCCGCGCGGCGACGCGCGCGGTGGCGGATTTTTCGAAGATCGAAGGTTAAGCCATGGATCGCCAGACGCTTGCCGCCTACGATCATGATGCGGCAACGTTCGCGAAGGATTGGCATGCGCAGCCGGCCCCCGTCGATCTGCAGGAAACCGTCGCGCGTTTCTTCATCCGGGGCGGGACCACCGCCGATATCGGCTGCGGCTGTGGCCGCGAGGTGGCCTGGCTCAATGCGAACGGTTTTCCGGCCGTCGGCTTCGACGCTTCGGATGGACTGCTGGCCGAGGCGCGCGCGCGATATCCAAATCTGAACTTTGCGCACGCGGAATTGCCGAAACTTCAGGGCATCGCCGCCGATGCCTATGACAACGTGCTCTGCGAAACCGTGATCATGCATCTCGGCTGTGCGCAGATCGGCCCTGCCGTCCGCCGGCTGCTCGACATCGTCAAGCCGAGCGGCGTGCTCTATCTGAGCTGGCGTGTCACCGATAAGTGCGACATTCGCGACGGCGATGGCCGGTTCTATGCCGCGTTTGACGCGGCGCTGGTGCGCACCGAATTGCCTGATGGCACGCCATTCCTCGACGAAGAGGTGGTCAGCGCCTCATCCGGCAAAAAGATTCACCGCCTGGTGGTGAAGAAGCCGGGTTTGCAGAACCGCGATTGATGGGTTCTGCTTCGCTCCGGATTTTCGTTCCCCGGATGCTGCGCAGTGCCATCAGCGCGTTTACGCGCGTCTTCGACGCGCTATGGCTTGTGACGTGATGCGCTGCTGATCCGGGGTCCATCAGCGTGGGTCCCGGCGCAGCGAAGCAGCGTTTCACGCTGCATCGCGTCCGGAACACGATACGTAATGAAAAGCCCCGCCCGGAGGGGGAGCCGGACGGGGCTTTCATGTCCGGTCGGAACTCGCGCATATCCGCTTGCGCGGCGCCCGGA from Bradyrhizobium sp. Ash2021 encodes the following:
- a CDS encoding class I SAM-dependent methyltransferase produces the protein MDRQTLAAYDHDAATFAKDWHAQPAPVDLQETVARFFIRGGTTADIGCGCGREVAWLNANGFPAVGFDASDGLLAEARARYPNLNFAHAELPKLQGIAADAYDNVLCETVIMHLGCAQIGPAVRRLLDIVKPSGVLYLSWRVTDKCDIRDGDGRFYAAFDAALVRTELPDGTPFLDEEVVSASSGKKIHRLVVKKPGLQNRD